From a region of the Daphnia pulicaria isolate SC F1-1A chromosome 1, SC_F0-13Bv2, whole genome shotgun sequence genome:
- the LOC124320959 gene encoding lactase-phlorizin hydrolase-like, producing MKVTNCARFLMQLAVFALTTGIYVDEPLVYDNFPSDFMWAAATSAYQIEGGWNADGKGLSIYDVWMNDPNHVSDGSSGKVACNSYYFFQKDIEALQKLGVTHYRFSISWARVLPNGIGEVNQAGIDYYKTLIAALKAAKIEPMVTLYHWDLPQALELIGGWLNISIVDWFEEYSRLCYTEFGNDVKYWITINEPWVIAYQGYGSGNTAPGTYGPGTYTYQVGHHIILAHARAYRAYETSFKPTQNGKVGITVNINWYDPKDDQLENIEAAERALQFLGGWIANPIYGTGDYPDVMKQKIGNKSAQQGFNQSRLPEFTAEQKILVQGSADFFGLNYYTSYLTANKIQDISIIDYGYDQDIESYSDPTCYQSSFDWLTITPFGMRNTLNWIKDKFNNPEIIITENGISDRAGNVDDMIRVYYYKHNINSMLKAIKNGVRVTGYAAWSLIDNFEWGNGFTQKFGLFSIDFATTDLNRTEKASARYYAKIVKDNGFTMDQPCNNNPI from the exons ATGAAGGTCACTAATTGTGCCAGATTTTTAATGCAGTTGGCCGTCTTCGCACTTACTACAGGTATTTATGTGGATGAACCGTTAGTCTATGACAACTTCCCGTCTGACTTCATGTGGGCTGCGGCTACAAGCGCTTATCAGATCGAAGGCGGATGGAATGCTGAcg GCAAAGGACTAAGTATCTACGACGTCTGGATGAACGATCCAAATCACGTGTCTGACGGATCGTCCGGAAAAGTAGCTTGTAACAGTTACTACTTCTTCCAAAAGGATATTGAAGCCCTTCAAAAATTAGGA GTTACTCATTATCGATTTTCTATTTCCTGGGCCCGAGTTCTCCCCAACGGCATCGGTGAAGTTAACCAGGCAGGAATTGATTACTACAAAACGTTGATAGCGGCGCTTAAAGCCGCCAAAATCGAACCAAtg GTGACCTTGTATCACTGGGACTTACCACAAGCACTAGAACTGATTGGGGGATGGCTAAATATAAGCATTGTCGATTGGTTTGAAGAATATTCTCGTCTCTGTTATACTGAGTTTGGCAACGAC GTGAAATATTGGATCACGATAAACGAACCATGGGTCATTGCATATCAAG GATACGGTTCTGGAAATACTGCGCCAG gGACATACGGGCCAGGTACTTACACCTATCAGGTGGGTCACCATATTATTTTGgctcacgccagagcatatcGAGCATATGAAACCTCATTCAAACCAACTCAAAACG GGAAAGTTGGAATAACGGTTAATATCAACTGGTACGATCCGAAAGACGACCAATTAGAAAATATTGAAGCGGCCGAAAGGGCATTGCAATTTCTTGGAGGTTGGATTGCCAATCCCATTTACGGCACTGGAGATTATCCAGACGTCATGAAACAAAAA ATCGGCAATAAGAGCGCACAACAAGGATTTAATCAATCGCGACTACCGGAATTCACGGCTGAACAAAAGATTTTGGTACAAGGCAGTGCAGATTTTTTTGGACTTAACTATTATACCAGTTACCTGACCGCTAATAAGATTCAAGATATATCAATAATCGATTATGGTTACGAccaagatatcgagagctatTCTGACCCAACTTGTTATCA atcaagCTTCGACTGGTTGACCATAACACCATTCGGCATGAGGAACACTTTGAACTGGATTAAGGATAAGTTCAACAACCcggaaattattattacagaGAATGGTATTAGTGACCGGGCTGGAAACGTAGACGACATGATCCGAGTTTACTATTACAAGCACAACATAAATTCTATGCTCAAAG CCATCAAAAATGGAGTTCGAGTCACTGGTTATGCTGCTTGGTCGTTAATTGATAACTTTGAATGGGGAAACGGATTTAC GCAAAAGTTTGGACTATTTTCCATAGACTTTGCAACGACAGATTTGAACAGAACGGAGAAAGCCTCGGCACGTTACTATGCCAAAATTGTCAAAGACAATGGATTCACGATGGATCAACCATGTAACAACAATCCTATATAG